A genomic region of Caldicellulosiruptor acetigenus contains the following coding sequences:
- the argC gene encoding N-acetyl-gamma-glutamyl-phosphate reductase, translated as MIKASIIGASGYVGLELIRLLLRHPEVEIASIISSSSNQLSIDKTNPQFKKVSNLVFEEFKIEAIEEADVIFCALPHGISQEYVKIGYDLGKVVIDLSADFRYKDLQRYAKDYTEHKYPELLQKSAYGLCEINRGEIKNAQIIGNPGCYPTSAILGLAPLLKSKLIDKNSIIIDSKSGVSGAGKKSDFAYSFCELDENFKAYSVAKHRHTSEIEEKCSLLFGEDLNLSFTPHLLPVKRGILSTIYATVVKNIDKRDLVEIYNEFYKDQYFVRIFEDELPELKYVRGTNFVDIGFEIDKKTNRVIIISCIDNLIKGAAGQAIQNMNIRFSLDEKTGLVMVGEYF; from the coding sequence TTGATAAAAGCAAGTATCATAGGTGCATCAGGATATGTGGGATTAGAGCTCATTCGACTTTTGTTAAGACACCCTGAAGTTGAAATTGCATCCATCATATCATCAAGTAGCAACCAGCTTTCTATTGATAAAACAAACCCTCAGTTTAAAAAGGTTTCAAACCTTGTATTTGAGGAATTTAAAATAGAAGCTATAGAAGAGGCAGATGTAATATTTTGTGCCTTGCCGCACGGTATTTCACAGGAATATGTCAAAATAGGATATGACCTTGGCAAGGTTGTGATTGATTTAAGTGCTGATTTTAGATACAAAGATTTGCAAAGATATGCAAAAGATTATACTGAGCACAAATACCCCGAACTTTTGCAAAAAAGCGCATATGGACTTTGTGAAATAAACAGGGGGGAGATTAAAAACGCTCAGATCATTGGAAATCCAGGATGTTATCCAACAAGTGCAATACTTGGCCTTGCTCCTCTTTTGAAAAGCAAGCTCATAGACAAAAATAGTATAATAATAGACTCAAAGTCAGGCGTTTCTGGTGCAGGTAAAAAATCTGACTTTGCATATAGTTTTTGCGAACTTGATGAAAATTTCAAAGCATATTCGGTTGCAAAACACAGACATACAAGCGAAATTGAAGAGAAATGCAGTTTGCTATTTGGTGAAGATTTGAATTTATCATTTACACCACATCTTCTGCCTGTAAAAAGAGGAATACTATCAACTATATATGCTACTGTTGTTAAGAATATTGATAAAAGAGATCTTGTCGAAATTTATAATGAATTCTACAAAGATCAATACTTTGTTCGTATTTTTGAAGATGAGCTACCTGAACTAAAGTACGTAAGAGGAACAAACTTTGTAGACATTGGATTTGAGATTGATAAGAAGACAAATAGAGTTATTATAATCTCATGCATTGACAATCTCATAAAAGGTGCTGCCGGCCAGGCAATTCAGAATATGAATATAAGATTCTCTCTTGATGAAAAAACGGGACTTGTAATGGTGGGAGAATATTTTTAA
- the argB gene encoding acetylglutamate kinase, which produces MYEEMDTLIEKASILIEALPYIQKLYGKTVVIKYGGNAMINEKLKNWVMEDITLLKYIGVNPIVVHGGGPDINSVLKKLNVESQFVNGLRVTDMQTMEVAQMVLVGKTNKELVSMLNQKGGKAIGICGIDGNLIQARKHYEYVNGEKVDLGYVGEVVSINAKVLEMLAKDEYIPVVAPIGVGEDGTSYNINADTVAAEIAKAIKAEKLMFMTDVEGLKYDKNSKEIISAISADEVLKMIDEGKIDGGMIPKVLGCIDALKHGVNRTHILDGRIPHCILLEIFTDKGIGTMIHL; this is translated from the coding sequence ATGTACGAAGAAATGGACACTCTGATTGAAAAAGCAAGCATATTAATAGAAGCTCTTCCCTACATACAAAAGCTCTATGGTAAGACTGTTGTGATAAAATATGGCGGGAATGCTATGATAAATGAAAAGCTTAAAAACTGGGTTATGGAAGATATAACTTTGCTCAAATACATTGGTGTAAATCCAATAGTTGTTCATGGCGGTGGACCAGACATAAATTCAGTCCTCAAGAAGCTCAATGTTGAAAGTCAGTTTGTCAATGGGCTCAGAGTAACAGATATGCAAACCATGGAAGTTGCTCAAATGGTTCTGGTAGGAAAGACAAACAAAGAACTTGTATCAATGCTAAACCAAAAAGGGGGAAAGGCAATAGGTATTTGCGGAATTGATGGAAATTTAATTCAAGCACGAAAACACTATGAGTATGTAAATGGTGAAAAAGTTGACTTAGGTTACGTTGGAGAGGTTGTGTCAATAAACGCAAAGGTTTTAGAAATGCTTGCCAAGGATGAATACATACCTGTTGTTGCACCAATTGGTGTTGGGGAAGATGGCACAAGCTACAACATTAATGCAGATACTGTTGCTGCTGAGATTGCAAAGGCAATAAAGGCTGAAAAGTTAATGTTTATGACAGATGTGGAAGGATTAAAGTATGATAAAAACAGCAAGGAAATAATTTCAGCAATAAGTGCAGACGAAGTTTTAAAGATGATTGATGAAGGCAAGATTGATGGCGGGATGATTCCAAAGGTTTTAGGATGCATTGATGCACTAAAGCACGGTGTCAATCGCACACACATTCTTGATGGAAGAATTCCCCACTGTATTTTGCTTGAGATATTCACAGATAAAGGCATTGGAACAATGATTCATCTGTGA
- the rlmH gene encoding 23S rRNA (pseudouridine(1915)-N(3))-methyltransferase RlmH, producing MIRIISVGTIKEKYFLQACEEYKKRLSRWVKVEEIEIKEEDENKYSNIETLLEKEADKILKHIKKDEFIIACDVNGIEFSSEEFSEILRKNMNRSKDITFIIGSSNGLSNEVKRRADLLLSFSKLTFPHQLFRVLLYEQIYRGLSIIYGTKYHK from the coding sequence ATGATAAGAATAATCAGTGTTGGAACAATAAAAGAGAAGTATTTTCTACAGGCATGTGAAGAGTACAAAAAAAGACTTTCGCGGTGGGTAAAAGTCGAAGAAATAGAGATAAAAGAAGAAGATGAAAATAAATATTCCAATATAGAAACGCTTTTAGAAAAAGAAGCTGATAAGATTTTAAAGCATATAAAGAAAGACGAATTTATAATTGCGTGTGATGTTAATGGAATTGAGTTTTCATCAGAAGAATTTTCTGAGATTCTAAGGAAAAACATGAATAGAAGTAAGGATATTACTTTTATCATTGGCAGTTCCAACGGTCTTTCAAATGAAGTGAAAAGAAGAGCTGATTTGCTTCTCTCATTTTCAAAACTCACTTTTCCTCATCAGCTTTTTAGAGTCTTACTTTATGAACAGATTTACAGAGGATTGTCAATTATTTATGGGACAAAGTACCATAAATAA
- a CDS encoding low molecular weight protein arginine phosphatase, giving the protein MKKKILFVCTGNTCRSPMAEHLLKEKLKKMNIDNIEVESAGLSAFFPQKASKNAILVMSELGIDISSHVSRLINEEMIKESTLILTMERYHKEVITKMYPGVMDKVFTLKEYVLDDKKELDVVDPYGGNIEEYRRCRDELSYLIDKLLSKVDDI; this is encoded by the coding sequence TTGAAAAAGAAAATACTTTTTGTGTGCACAGGTAATACCTGCAGAAGTCCAATGGCAGAGCATCTTTTAAAGGAAAAACTAAAAAAGATGAACATTGATAACATTGAAGTTGAATCAGCAGGGCTTTCTGCATTTTTCCCACAGAAGGCTTCAAAAAATGCTATATTAGTGATGAGTGAACTTGGTATTGACATTTCATCGCATGTGTCAAGACTTATAAATGAGGAGATGATAAAAGAAAGCACTCTTATCTTGACAATGGAAAGGTATCATAAAGAAGTAATTACAAAGATGTACCCCGGTGTTATGGACAAGGTGTTTACTCTAAAAGAATATGTCTTGGATGACAAAAAAGAATTGGATGTTGTCGACCCGTATGGTGGGAATATAGAAGAGTACAGAAGGTGCAGAGATGAACTGAGTTATCTTATTGACAAACTTTTGTCGAAAGTGGATGATATATGA
- a CDS encoding L-threonylcarbamoyladenylate synthase, whose translation MTIIIDAKEGIDYKKLEKAALILREGGLVAFPTETVYGLGANALLKDAVDKIFWAKGRPQDNPLIVHVSSKDMFEMCAEITDERVYMLIERFWPGPLTIVLPKKDVIPENVTAGLSTVGVRMPANKIALELIRLSGIPVAAPSANVSGKPSPTEAKHVIEDLMGKVDVIIDGGKCSFGLESTVVDLSGEKAVILRPGAISYFALKEVLGDIEYSKAVVEGLTGTVPRSPGMKYKHYAPDAKLIIVKGRIDKRIDKINEMKKKLEFKGYNVGILCFYETAHNFDSQYKLILGSMFDAEECGRNLFSILRKFNQLGVDYILCEWGDFDLEFLALENRLYKAAANNIVEVL comes from the coding sequence ATGACAATTATCATTGATGCAAAAGAAGGTATAGATTATAAAAAGCTTGAAAAAGCAGCTTTGATATTGAGAGAAGGTGGGCTTGTTGCCTTTCCAACAGAAACTGTTTATGGTCTTGGAGCAAATGCTCTCTTAAAAGACGCGGTGGATAAGATTTTTTGGGCTAAAGGAAGACCTCAGGACAATCCACTGATTGTTCATGTATCTTCAAAAGATATGTTTGAGATGTGTGCTGAAATTACAGATGAAAGGGTTTATATGCTCATAGAAAGATTTTGGCCAGGACCGCTTACAATTGTTCTGCCCAAAAAAGATGTTATACCAGAGAATGTCACTGCAGGTCTTTCAACGGTTGGTGTTAGAATGCCTGCAAATAAAATCGCGCTTGAACTTATACGACTTTCCGGCATACCAGTGGCAGCACCGTCAGCAAACGTCTCTGGAAAACCAAGTCCGACAGAAGCCAAGCATGTGATAGAGGACCTGATGGGTAAGGTGGATGTCATAATAGATGGAGGCAAATGTTCTTTTGGACTTGAATCAACTGTAGTAGATTTGAGCGGGGAAAAAGCTGTGATTTTAAGACCTGGCGCTATTTCGTATTTTGCTTTGAAAGAGGTGCTTGGCGATATAGAGTATAGCAAAGCGGTGGTGGAAGGACTAACTGGAACTGTGCCAAGGTCGCCTGGCATGAAGTACAAGCACTATGCACCTGATGCCAAGCTCATAATAGTAAAAGGAAGAATTGATAAGAGGATTGACAAGATAAATGAGATGAAAAAGAAGTTAGAGTTTAAAGGCTACAATGTTGGGATTTTGTGCTTTTATGAGACAGCTCACAATTTTGATTCGCAGTACAAACTCATTTTAGGGAGCATGTTTGATGCAGAAGAGTGTGGGAGAAATCTTTTTTCGATACTCAGAAAATTCAATCAACTTGGTGTTGATTATATACTTTGTGAGTGGGGAGATTTTGACTTAGAATTTCTTGCTTTGGAAAATAGACTTTACAAAGCAGCCGCAAACAATATTGTTGAGGTGTTGTGA
- a CDS encoding ZIP family metal transporter encodes MKLVNFKVALLKIDFLFFNLFAFFCGIAGAFVGALAGLVLPLNDENIKDSLIGFTSGLMLGLICFGLIPEAVSISNLLLCILVLIASYFLIGILERALTMKYSLSQNRYLKSGILILVALSLHNFPEGLAIGSSFAVEKSFGILVGIMIIIHDIPEGFALSLPLKMAKQSKIKILRYAILSGVPTGIGCLVGSVISYINKYVVAGCLACAAGAMLYVVMNELIPEYSRKENIKMATISNMIGIIIALLLLEWLEL; translated from the coding sequence ATGAAATTGGTTAATTTTAAAGTTGCTTTGTTGAAAATAGATTTTTTGTTTTTCAACCTTTTTGCTTTTTTTTGTGGAATAGCTGGAGCATTTGTTGGTGCTCTGGCGGGTTTGGTCTTGCCTTTAAATGATGAGAATATTAAAGACTCTTTAATTGGCTTTACATCAGGACTTATGCTTGGTTTAATTTGCTTTGGGCTTATCCCTGAAGCTGTGAGTATTTCAAATTTGCTCTTATGTATTTTAGTATTGATTGCTTCATATTTTTTGATTGGGATATTGGAAAGAGCATTGACAATGAAATATTCACTTTCACAGAACAGATATCTCAAAAGTGGAATACTTATTTTAGTTGCTCTCTCTCTTCACAACTTTCCTGAAGGATTAGCGATAGGAAGTAGCTTTGCTGTAGAAAAGAGTTTTGGGATTTTAGTAGGAATTATGATAATAATTCACGATATTCCAGAAGGATTTGCTCTTTCGCTACCTTTGAAGATGGCTAAGCAGAGTAAAATAAAAATATTAAGATATGCAATATTGTCAGGAGTTCCAACAGGTATTGGGTGTTTGGTTGGAAGTGTGATAAGCTATATTAACAAGTATGTGGTAGCAGGCTGTCTTGCTTGTGCAGCAGGTGCAATGTTGTATGTTGTGATGAATGAGCTTATTCCAGAATATAGTCGAAAAGAAAATATTAAAATGGCAACAATCTCAAACATGATAGGCATTATTATAGCATTATTACTTTTGGAGTGGTTGGAATTATGA
- a CDS encoding OmpA family protein has translation MARKRMEEPAHENHERWLITYADLITLLLIYFIVMYSMSKLDMDKFKNFTESLTSVLKGTAYIFENSGPSILEGLSGKNVKGTNTDVGGATKNKQMTEEELINDIQKQVLGLIKEHGIEGKVLVIQEERGLSILLKDVLFDTGSAKLTPQAKEVVHEIAKILEKVPNNNIRIEGHTDNVPIHNKYFYSNWELSTARATSVLQEILRVSKVRPERFSVVGYGEYRPIASNKTPEGRALNRRVTIVILRTVYSKAEPVR, from the coding sequence ATGGCAAGAAAGCGTATGGAAGAACCAGCCCATGAGAACCATGAACGATGGCTTATTACCTATGCAGATTTGATTACACTTCTGCTCATATATTTTATTGTCATGTATTCCATGAGCAAGCTTGACATGGACAAATTTAAGAACTTCACAGAATCCCTAACATCTGTTTTGAAAGGTACAGCCTATATTTTTGAAAACTCTGGTCCCTCTATATTGGAAGGATTATCTGGAAAGAATGTCAAAGGAACAAACACTGATGTTGGCGGGGCAACAAAAAATAAGCAGATGACTGAGGAAGAACTCATAAATGACATACAGAAACAGGTTTTAGGGCTTATAAAAGAACATGGTATTGAGGGCAAAGTTCTTGTGATACAGGAAGAGAGAGGATTATCAATCTTACTTAAAGATGTGTTATTCGACACAGGTTCTGCAAAGCTTACACCCCAGGCAAAGGAAGTTGTGCATGAGATTGCAAAGATTTTAGAGAAAGTTCCAAATAACAATATCAGAATTGAGGGACACACAGACAACGTCCCTATTCATAACAAATACTTTTATTCTAACTGGGAACTTTCAACAGCAAGAGCTACATCTGTTTTGCAGGAAATTTTAAGAGTTTCAAAGGTAAGGCCCGAGAGATTTTCTGTTGTTGGCTATGGTGAGTACAGACCAATTGCTTCTAATAAGACACCAGAAGGAAGAGCGCTCAACAGAAGAGTTACAATTGTGATACTGAGAACGGTATACAGCAAAGCAGAACCTGTAAGATAA
- a CDS encoding flagellar motor protein gives MDILSIGGLILGFGSLLTAFIIEKGNPAKLLQISAALIVFGGTIAAVLVSFPMSQIKTAVKHLKMVFMDKKIDFASVVEQLVQLSDRARKEGLLALEQEIPNIQNPLLKKGLGLVVDGIEGEVIRDILDREVYLAEDELKEAAEVFEAAGGYAPTMGIIGTVMGLISVLSNLTNPDELGPAIAVAFVATLYGVSSANLIWLNFGKKIKTKAKQERMLNEIIVEGLLSIQAGENPRILREKIGGMLKEAGQKQSQAQEPAGATVGG, from the coding sequence ATGGATATTCTTTCAATTGGCGGGTTGATATTGGGATTTGGTTCTCTTTTGACTGCATTTATTATTGAGAAAGGTAATCCTGCAAAACTTTTACAGATTTCAGCTGCGTTGATTGTTTTTGGTGGGACAATTGCAGCAGTGCTTGTATCATTTCCAATGTCACAGATAAAAACTGCTGTGAAGCATCTTAAAATGGTTTTTATGGACAAGAAGATTGACTTTGCAAGTGTTGTTGAACAGCTTGTCCAGCTTTCTGACAGAGCACGAAAAGAAGGACTTTTGGCTTTGGAGCAGGAGATTCCCAACATTCAAAATCCGCTTTTGAAAAAGGGTTTGGGGCTTGTTGTTGATGGTATTGAAGGTGAAGTGATTAGAGATATTTTGGACAGGGAAGTTTACCTTGCTGAAGATGAGCTTAAAGAGGCTGCTGAGGTATTTGAGGCAGCAGGTGGATATGCTCCTACAATGGGTATCATCGGTACTGTTATGGGTCTTATTTCTGTGCTTTCAAACTTAACAAATCCAGATGAGCTTGGCCCAGCTATAGCTGTTGCATTTGTTGCAACTTTGTATGGTGTTTCATCTGCTAACCTTATCTGGCTCAACTTTGGTAAAAAGATAAAGACAAAAGCTAAGCAGGAGAGAATGTTAAATGAGATAATTGTGGAAGGACTTTTGTCAATCCAGGCTGGTGAAAACCCAAGAATACTCAGAGAAAAGATTGGTGGAATGCTAAAAGAAGCTGGTCAGAAACAAAGCCAAGCTCAAGAGCCAGCAGGCGCAACTGTTGGGGGGTAA
- the prfA gene encoding peptide chain release factor 1: MIEKLQVIEEKYLELEKKIADPEIISQPQEWQKLMKEHSNLQPIVEKFREYKRILNTIKEAEELLDTDLDEDFEKLVKEELNHAKEQKEIVETQLKILLLPKDPNDEKNVIMEIRAGAGGEEAALFAAELFRMYSRYAERKNWKVEVMSTSESDLDGFKEVIFMISGKGAYSRLKYESGVHRVQRVPVTESGGRIHTSTATVAVLPEVEDVEVEIREEDLEIDTFRAGGAGGQHVNKTESAVRIVHKPTGIVVTCQDERSQHANRDRAMKILRARLYDYYQSIQQKEIESQRRSQVGTGDRSERIRTYNFPQGRVTDHRIGLTLYKLEQVLDGELDEIIDALITHFQTERLKEVG; the protein is encoded by the coding sequence ATGATAGAGAAGCTTCAAGTAATCGAGGAAAAATATTTAGAGCTTGAGAAAAAGATTGCAGACCCTGAGATAATAAGCCAACCACAAGAGTGGCAAAAACTCATGAAAGAACACAGCAATCTTCAGCCAATTGTGGAAAAGTTCAGAGAATACAAGAGAATTTTAAATACCATTAAAGAGGCTGAAGAGCTTTTAGATACAGACCTTGACGAGGATTTTGAAAAACTTGTGAAAGAAGAGCTAAATCATGCAAAAGAACAGAAAGAGATTGTTGAAACACAGCTCAAGATTCTCCTTTTGCCCAAGGACCCAAACGACGAAAAAAATGTTATAATGGAGATAAGAGCAGGTGCAGGTGGCGAGGAAGCAGCACTTTTTGCAGCCGAGCTTTTCAGGATGTATTCAAGATATGCAGAGAGGAAAAACTGGAAGGTAGAAGTGATGTCAACAAGTGAGAGTGATTTGGACGGGTTTAAAGAAGTGATTTTCATGATAAGCGGAAAAGGTGCATATAGCAGGCTAAAATATGAAAGTGGTGTTCACAGGGTTCAGAGAGTACCTGTGACAGAATCAGGCGGAAGAATTCATACATCAACAGCAACTGTTGCGGTTTTGCCAGAAGTTGAGGATGTTGAAGTGGAGATAAGAGAAGAGGACCTTGAGATAGACACCTTCAGGGCAGGCGGTGCAGGAGGTCAGCATGTAAACAAGACAGAGTCGGCTGTCAGGATTGTTCACAAGCCAACAGGAATTGTTGTAACCTGCCAGGACGAAAGGTCGCAGCATGCAAACAGGGACAGGGCAATGAAGATACTAAGAGCAAGGCTTTATGACTATTATCAGAGCATTCAGCAAAAAGAAATAGAAAGTCAAAGAAGAAGCCAGGTTGGAACGGGTGACAGAAGTGAAAGAATAAGAACATATAACTTTCCTCAGGGACGTGTTACAGACCACAGGATTGGACTTACTTTGTACAAGCTTGAGCAGGTTTTAGACGGTGAGCTTGATGAGATTATCGATGCGCTGATTACTCATTTTCAGACAGAGAGATTAAAAGAAGTAGGCTAA
- the prmC gene encoding peptide chain release factor N(5)-glutamine methyltransferase → MSGRLKTIGEVLNEAALMLRDYCEKKEEDYKKIALMMVSQILGIDKAEVILNKGLPVRQDKYEKIVNAISRYLQGYPLQYCTNKAFFMGFEFYVDENVLIPRFDTEVLVEVAIEIFKGRKNLYFLDIGTGSGCIAVALCKFLDCNVLAVDISERALEVARKNAKLNGVENKISFIRSNLFENIPQNLKFDAILSNPPYISKDEIFELDQRVLKEPHIALFSEEDGFWFFKEIANKAKLYLKDSGYIIFEVGFSQAKEVKRILEQNGYKNIKSRNDLNNIERCIFALNG, encoded by the coding sequence ATGAGTGGTAGGTTAAAGACCATTGGCGAGGTTTTGAATGAAGCTGCTTTAATGTTAAGAGATTATTGTGAAAAGAAAGAAGAAGACTATAAGAAGATTGCTCTTATGATGGTTTCGCAGATACTTGGTATTGATAAAGCAGAAGTTATTCTAAATAAAGGTTTACCGGTAAGACAAGACAAATATGAAAAGATTGTAAATGCTATTTCCAGATATTTGCAAGGCTATCCTCTTCAGTATTGTACAAATAAAGCTTTCTTTATGGGTTTTGAATTTTATGTTGATGAGAATGTTTTGATTCCGCGATTTGACACAGAGGTTTTGGTAGAGGTTGCTATAGAAATCTTTAAAGGTAGGAAGAATCTATACTTTTTAGATATTGGCACGGGTAGTGGCTGCATTGCAGTGGCTCTTTGCAAATTTTTAGATTGCAATGTTTTAGCTGTTGATATTTCAGAAAGAGCGCTTGAGGTTGCAAGGAAGAATGCTAAATTAAATGGTGTAGAAAATAAGATTTCGTTCATAAGAAGCAACTTATTTGAGAATATTCCTCAAAATCTTAAATTTGATGCCATCCTTAGCAATCCGCCTTATATCTCTAAGGATGAAATTTTTGAACTTGACCAACGGGTTTTAAAAGAACCGCATATAGCTCTGTTTTCCGAAGAGGATGGATTTTGGTTTTTCAAAGAGATTGCAAACAAAGCAAAGCTATATCTCAAAGATAGCGGTTATATTATTTTTGAAGTTGGATTTTCACAGGCTAAAGAAGTTAAAAGAATTTTAGAGCAAAACGGTTATAAGAATATAAAGTCAAGAAATGATTTGAATAATATTGAAAGATGTATCTTTGCACTAAATGGGTAA
- a CDS encoding DUF1385 domain-containing protein gives MKKTTIGGMALIEGIMMKGPKKISIVIRKPNGELYKEVKDLTIDDTNKLKKIPFVRGVFILFEQMVLGTKALMKSADIALEELPDEEKEKQKDFVDRLFEKKFFQKLGITDIAIYFSVVVSLLLGILLFFYIPTWSVEIFKSFELNSFWKNMIEGIVRVIIFILYLLFASQMKEIKRVFEYHGAEHKTIFAYENGEELTIESIKKYSTHHPRCGTSFLFIVIIISIIIFTISGWQSVVMRTLIRLLLLPVIVGISYEIIRWAGKSESILAKIISYPGLWLQNITTKEPDEKQIEVAIEALKEVVPEDKKLDEW, from the coding sequence ATGAAAAAAACTACTATCGGTGGAATGGCTCTGATAGAAGGTATAATGATGAAAGGACCCAAGAAAATTTCAATTGTTATAAGAAAACCGAATGGAGAGCTTTACAAAGAGGTAAAAGATTTAACCATTGATGATACAAACAAACTTAAAAAGATTCCTTTTGTAAGAGGAGTATTTATCTTATTTGAGCAGATGGTTCTTGGAACAAAAGCTTTGATGAAATCTGCTGACATTGCATTAGAAGAGTTGCCAGATGAAGAAAAAGAAAAACAGAAAGATTTTGTGGACAGACTATTTGAAAAAAAGTTTTTCCAAAAGCTTGGTATCACCGATATAGCTATTTATTTTTCTGTAGTAGTATCCTTGCTTCTCGGAATCCTTCTATTTTTTTATATACCTACTTGGTCTGTGGAAATATTCAAAAGCTTTGAACTAAATAGTTTTTGGAAAAACATGATAGAGGGGATAGTAAGAGTAATAATTTTTATTCTTTATCTTTTATTTGCATCCCAGATGAAAGAGATAAAAAGGGTTTTTGAGTATCACGGGGCAGAACACAAAACAATCTTTGCATATGAAAATGGTGAAGAGCTGACTATTGAGAGTATAAAAAAATATTCTACACATCATCCAAGATGCGGAACAAGCTTTTTGTTCATTGTGATAATTATCAGTATAATTATTTTTACTATTTCCGGCTGGCAATCTGTTGTTATGAGAACTCTAATACGACTTTTACTTCTTCCTGTAATTGTTGGTATATCATATGAGATAATAAGATGGGCTGGGAAAAGTGAAAGTATTTTAGCGAAGATAATCTCATATCCTGGGCTTTGGCTTCAGAACATTACAACAAAAGAACCTGACGAAAAGCAGATAGAAGTTGCAATTGAGGCATTAAAAGAGGTAGTTCCGGAGGATAAAAAGCTTGATGAGTGGTAG
- the rpmE gene encoding 50S ribosomal protein L31 — MKEGIHPTYYHDAVVRCACGETFITGSTKKEIHVEICSKCHPFFTGKQKFVDTTGRVERFMKKYGLEQK; from the coding sequence ATGAAGGAAGGAATTCATCCAACATATTACCATGATGCAGTTGTCAGATGCGCATGCGGTGAGACATTTATCACTGGTTCAACCAAAAAAGAAATCCATGTGGAAATTTGCTCAAAGTGCCATCCATTCTTTACAGGTAAACAAAAATTTGTTGATACAACAGGTAGGGTAGAAAGGTTTATGAAAAAATATGGACTTGAACAGAAATAG